CGCCCCGGGGCGGCCTCGGGTGCTCATGGTCACCGGCTCGTCGCCGCGCCAGTGCAAGGCGGCGGAGGGCGACCACGTGCTCCTCCGCGCGTTCAAGAACAAGGCGGACTACTGCCGCGTGCACGGACTGGACATCTTCTACAGCAACGCGGTGCTGGACGGCGAGATGACGGGGTTCTGGACCAAGCTGCCGCTGCTGCGCGCGCTGATGGTGGCGCACCCGGAGGCGGAGCTGCTGTGGTGGGTGGACTCGGACGCGGTGTTCACGGACATGCTGTTCGAGCCGCCGTGGGGCAGGTACGCGGGCCACAACCTGGTGCTCCACGGCTGGGATGGCGAGGTGTACGGCGCCAGGAACTGGCTCGGCGCCAACACCGGCAGCTTCCTGCTCCGGAACTGCCGGTGGTCGCTGGACCTCCTGGAGGCCTGGGCGCGCATGGGGCCGCGCGGCCCCGTGCGCGAGCGGTACGGGAGGGTCTTCGCGGCGGCGCTGTCGAACCGAGCGGCCTGGGAGGCCGACGACCAGTCGGCGCTGGTGTACCTGCTGGTGACGGAGCGCGGCAGGTGGGGGGACAAGGTGTTTCTGGAGAGCGCCTACCACCTGCACGGGTTCTGGGAGGAGATCGTGGGGCGGTACGAGGAGATGCGGAGCAAGGGGCGGCCGGGGCTCGGCGACCACCGGTGGCCGCTGGTGACGCACTTCGTCGGGTGCAAGCCGTGCGGGGAGCCGGGCGCGACCTATGATGCCGTGGCGTGCCGTGAGGGCATGGAGCGCGCGCTCAACTTCGCCGACGACCAGATACTCGGCCTCTACGGGTTCCAGCACGAGTCGCTCGGCACCACGGCCGTGCGGCGCGTCAGGAACGATACCGGACGGCCGCTGGACGCCGACGACGAAGAGGTCGGCCGGCTCTTGCACCCAGAGTTCAGGGCCGCCAACCCATTGTGATCATACATCAGAACACAAAGCACGTCATGTTTTACAGACAAGATTTTTTTTCCCGTTTCACTCGCTTTTCACCAGAACCGTTTGATTTACATCCAATGATCATCATCGCGCGCGCGTGTGTATGCTTTGCTTTAACATGTATATTTGCTTTCACACATATACATACACCATAGTTATAAAAATAAATAGAGGAGGAAAGGCGGGAATTAAAAGTTTGAAACCCAAATTTTATTTTATTATCTTGAGCAACCATCATGCTAAATCATTTAATTGGAATCAGAAAATAAATTCATTGGTCATATGAAATTTCTATAACATTTCACACCATACACTTTAGGATGTGGAATTAAGATCAACAAAACGACCTAGTTAAGACAATTTGTTGCAGATCAAAGTATTAAATGGAAATTAAAGTACCATTTGCATTTCAATAACATAATAATAAATCCATTCAAAATGATGAACTATACAGCTAAATGAAAAAATAAAGTTTTCTAAAAAGAAAGaactagtggcattggtattacctttatagaaaaaagaaaatgaaaaaaaacaaacAATGAAAAAAACTTGCACACCATTTGCACAGAAAATCTACTATTTTATAATATACAAGAATAAACATATAGTAGCGAAATTTTTGCCTTCTAGTATAATTTACACACCTATTGTACAATACTTGTACGTGTGCACTTACACATACAACATCCAAAAAgtcacataaaaaataaaaaccagAAAACATAGAGAGGCAACTGGTAGAACCTGGAACCCTAACCGCCGCCAGGAGAGTCCAATCTTCCAGCGCCGTTCTCTAGCGACTCCCCTCCACTACTCtctcgtagtctaggtttttaagctgttcatcgtcttggcttcggCGACAACGATGAcagcgctgaataaagattcttcggatcatTCCCTGACGAGGCCTATGGTTGGAggtggatttggaaaccagtttattcaagcaaggatggtgtggtggcggcggcatcctcgtggtggacctctGTCCTCGAACTCCGTcattgcgacggcgtttgctccagcgtcggcgtggagcttgggaggtagtctagGAACGAATGCaaattgtggtctgcatcgacaacATCTGAAAGACGGaacatgtgctgggttcgtggttcatGGATAGCAGGTATGGTTTCTGTTAAGAATAAAGCGACATCATTAGCGCTAAGAGTCATCACATGTGTCCAAAGCGCCGTACGGATGCGAACGTCCGTACGGACGTCTTCTCGCTCCACGGGCGCCTGTTGTAAACGGACGCCTCTCCGGAGGCACCCCAAATCCTTGTATAAATAGGGCTTTGCCCAGAATCAATAGAACACAAGTTTTCATCAAATCTTTACACGTTATCAGCCACGCTAGCCTCGATCAACAGAGCACGAACAAGAAGAGACGAGAAGATTTCTACGGGAGTCAATCCAATGGAGGAGGAAATGTGCCTTGTGGACAGTGGCATCACAAACTCTATACTTAGGGAAATAAAGTATTTCCAAACTCTTACAAAATTGAATGGGGATATTTTAACAATCGTTGGACGCGATGCGGTAATTGTTGGCAAAGGACGTGTCATATTTACCCTCCCTATGGGTACACAAATTGTAATTGAGGATGCTTTATTGTATCCCGATTCAACTCGTACCCTCATAGGTTATAGAGATATCCGCAAAAATGGTTTCCACATTGAAACTTATGAAGATAACAAAGAGGAATATCTCCTCTTTACCAAAGACAACGGATATGGCAAACATATATTTGAGAAAATTCCCTCTTTATCATCAGGATTGTACTACACCTACATAAAACCTGTAGAGCACGTTGCGTATAAGGTAATTTTTCAGAATGTAAATGCATTCCAAACTTGGCATGATCGCCTTGGTCATCCTGGTATAGGGATGATGAGGAAAATTATCTGCAATTCCAATGGTCATGACTTAAATGAAGCTAAATTCCCACAATCTTCAGATTTTATGTGCACTGCATGTGCTACTCGGAAACTCATT
The sequence above is drawn from the Triticum aestivum cultivar Chinese Spring chromosome 7A, IWGSC CS RefSeq v2.1, whole genome shotgun sequence genome and encodes:
- the LOC123154225 gene encoding probable glycosyltransferase 4, which codes for MAEEQRVAAERRARRKLLFAVPIIPIVLLIVGSCALFLFTAELPRIRIEYACLDGARDAPATNSKEPPEAVVVQAVPGEEEEQPLRQLSDRPYSLGPNVSDYDARRAAWLAAHPRFPAFVAPGRPRVLMVTGSSPRQCKAAEGDHVLLRAFKNKADYCRVHGLDIFYSNAVLDGEMTGFWTKLPLLRALMVAHPEAELLWWVDSDAVFTDMLFEPPWGRYAGHNLVLHGWDGEVYGARNWLGANTGSFLLRNCRWSLDLLEAWARMGPRGPVRERYGRVFAAALSNRAAWEADDQSALVYLLVTERGRWGDKVFLESAYHLHGFWEEIVGRYEEMRSKGRPGLGDHRWPLVTHFVGCKPCGEPGATYDAVACREGMERALNFADDQILGLYGFQHESLGTTAVRRVRNDTGRPLDADDEEVGRLLHPEFRAANPL